TGGGTAAATCATCCTATATATCctacatcaaattttgaaaaagtatattttaaaattgtaggACCCATAATTTGTGTGGTTCACATGAGAgatgtatgttacaattattgtaacttagcatttgcCTTCATATATATTCCcataagaattataaaaatctaaaattatccttattgattaggaaataaaataattaactttaaagagattgttattattaccaattatattgagataataaaataaaatattttttatttatcaattattataatacacaataaaaaaaaattttatacaacATGTTTAACAATAGATTTATCAGAaacatacaattatttttaaaacttacaacacttttagaaataaattgtACCAAACGTCTAACTgattctctttaaatttaattatttttacaatacaattaataatagttatttttaaaaactacaatattACCAAACTGACACTAAAAATCTATCGAATATTATTaagtaatatataaatttacataACTCAACTCAATGACGGATCACAACTGTAAATAGTGATAtttatagattaaaaaaaaagtctattataaaaatagttaaattttccttttgaaaCCATTAGAGTAATAGAATTCATATGATAGCTATTAAGGTTATGTTTTAAGTGAATCACGCGCTTGTCTAGCACAGAATGGAAAATACTCCAATAAATGTTCATATCAGCATTTGATCACAGTGagaaaatagagagaaaaGTACACAGAATgttctaaaattttgtaaaatattattaaataatatctaAATCCATAAAACCCAATGACCGAATCACAACTGTAAATAgtgatatttatatattaaaaagactacgataaaaaataataagttttcCTTTTGAAACCATTAGAGTAATGGAATATTAGAATTCTTGGTTGGTTTATCATTATGCCATTCGACCCGAAATTTGATAAGCCACGATattctaattcaatttcaaaagctTGGAACTGAAAATGCTGAGAATATCGAAACCAGTGGGCTATATGTTTTGTACCAAACTTCGTTGATTAATATTCAAGTTACTTGGTGCATTTCATATTGCTCACCATTTAGTCTTCATAGTGGGGTTAGGAAAATTAAAGTTTCCCATGACCACACAGATGAAAGGCACTCGAAGAGGGAATGATCAAAGAAAGATGGCTACTCAGTTCACAACACCAAAGTTCTCAGCTTTCATACTCTTATAATTAGTACTTTATAAAGCCATgggaaaattttgtaatattctaGATGATAAGAAGGAAAAACTTTTGCAATGATTTTGGAGAGAAACGCATTTAATGTGAGCAcccatttcaaaaaattagggGCAAATACATCACTCATTTAATATGTTCTAGATAAGACTTGGTTGGTTTAACGTGTAGATAGAGTCTAGACTAGAGTGGAGTCTCCATCATAAATTTGGGAATTGAAATTAGCTATAAAGCAATATAGTCAAATCATACAATAATTATTtcgaaaattttacaaatttaccaacaattaaataaatatcacatTACATTAACGGGTCATTGATCCAATGGAAGAAACCTTTCACTTATAATATTGAGTGTAAGAATTCGAATCTCTATAAGAGAATTATGAAGATTAGTTTCAattctctctcaattatcaactaattgAATAGAGACAGTCTCTCTCTTACAAAATATGAGTGGAATAGACACccttcaaatattagagagggtttaAAGTATTTGCACAAGTGCTTCAGTGGGTTAATATATGACGATGGTCCTAGTTGTTTAgtacaattataaatattgtaattgtaaTCTCTACTGTAATATCAGTAGTGAGTTAATATATGACGGTAGTCCTAATTGTTTAGTATAATTATTtagtataattgtaaatattatactTATAATATCTACTGTAATATCAGTAACAATTTATGTATAacagaattataaaaaaaaagataaatatctCATTACATTGCACTTACCAAACTAAACTggtttttaaaaatccaattcGAGTCCACCTTAATGGGCCGGACCAAAATGAACCATTGGCATTTGGCGCCACCCCAGTCCCGATGTTTCCCGCCATGACTAATAAACCCACCTCAATAACACCACCATCATTCTCGAAATTCGGAAGggcaatgaaagaaaaaatggggAAAGAGAGGCAATACTGGCTGTTGAAAACGGAGCCAGGGGAGTGGTCGTGGGAGGATCAAGCAGCAAACGGAGGGGTAACAAACTGGGACGGAGTGAAGAACAAGCAAGCACAAAAGAACATGAAGGCCATGAGACTAAACGAGCTCTGCTTCTTCTACCACTCGGGTGCCAGGTCCCGCCGCGTGGTGGGCGTCGTGAGCGTGATAAGggagtggtacgaggagaGCGGGGGTGGGGCGGGGGCGGTGGACGTGAAGGAAGTGGGGATGATGAGGCGGGCGGTGGACTTGAAGGAGATGAAGAGGGATCAGGAGTTGAAAGGGTGGGCCTTGTTCAGGCAGCCGAGGCTGTCGGTGGTGAATGTTGAGAAGAAGGTTTGGGATAGGGTTTGTGATTTGGGTGGTGGGTTCGATGGGGATGGTGAAAAAAAGGATGACGAAGGAGATGAATGATCTTGTgttaattatatgtataatCTTTTTGCATTGTGCAGTAGTTGTAGCCTTGTATTTCTTTTGCTAATGTACAAATACTAGTGTTTCCTGAAAAGTTAAATAGATGTTCAACTTGATGCTTTCTTTGCTGGTGATTGAtgttattatcttttaagAATAATCTCAAAATGCAAGCACTGGTAACCAAAATATGTATTGGAATGTGATATTCTTAAAGAAggcaaataatttaatttatttagaaattggCGGTAcgatgaattaattttcttttacgaACGACTATTTTGGTTAGCTTAAGTCACTCTGCCGTGTGTGTATATAAAAGAAGATTTCTCTCAACCCAGATTTCCAAGGTTGCGTTATAAAAGATTATCCAGTTAACTACACTAGTGCCGTATTAGCTTAAGtacaaattttgtttatttacgAGTATTTTATACTACTAAATAGCACCCAAAACTGTCTAGCGTACCAAGTTACCCACAAAAGAGCAAAATTGTTGGGCCACGCACCAAAATCATGCGCTCCAAGTGTTAAGtgattccttttttttctttttctaagcTTTAGCAACTCTAAGTGGCATTTTATCGAACATCTCCTGCGCGGCGTGCACTTGCTCAGATATCACACAGTAACCCAAACTAGCATAATCCTTTGTGGACTTGAACGCTGCGTTTTAAAAAATCCTGACTATCTAATAAAGCCCTTTATCACATTCAAGCAATAATTAAACCACCAACACCGCTGTGGCATATTCCCAACATTCATTTGCGGCAAAGGGAATTATTGCAAATGCAAAGCTTAGCAGCGGCAGTGCGACCTCGTTTTGTACAATTCCTGAACCGTCCTTCGCTTAAACCGCTTAGCCTGAGAGCATTCTCGAGTTCATCGTCAGATTACGCCAATCAATCACGCGGTGGCATCCCTCGCTTCTTCTCCCAAGTCCTCCCTTCTTCAAAGGCAATTCTTTTGTCTCCTCTCTTGCATTCCATTTCCATACACATATACATGCCTCTAGCAATTGGACTCGTGGCATTATTACGTAGCTCTTTATAAATAATGCTTAAGTTGTGGATTAACcagactatatatatatgtgttttGCTGACAAATGGATAATGCAGGGAGGTATTGTGCGTGTAGAAGGAGATGAATTTTGGCACATGACGAAAGTTTTGCGGTTGAGTACTAATGATAGGTAAAtgcatttgattttgttaattagtttattatattgaaatagtaaaaacttttttttaactgtttTAATGAAGATATTTACGATTTTCCAAATAATGATATGCAAGGGTAGAGCTTTTCAATGGGAAAGGGGGTTTGATAGAAGGTTGCATACAGAGAATTGATAGAACAGGACTTGATGTTGTGGCCTTAGAAGATCTGAAATTAGTTCTTCCTCAGCATACTCAATGGAATGTATTTGCAGCTTTTGGTAAGCGTTTGGTCGGCACTGTGATGAGAAAGTGAATTTGTTGTTGCATATTTGAACTTGATCCTGTTTAGGTACTCTTAAGGGTGGTCGTGCTGATTGGCTTGTTGAAAAATGCACGGTATGCCTTAAATATGTATTAAGTTGACGTTATCTTATTAGAGTGTGGATATGATATTTGTTTGTGCTTTTCTTGTTGCTTCTAATTATCAATGTCCTTTGTACTGTCATAGGAGCTGGGAGCTCAGAGTGTGACCCCTTTGCTGACAGAACATTCACCTTCAATCTCGGAAAATAGGGTAGACAGATTGGAACGTGTTATTTTAGCAGCAACGAAACAATGTAAACGATTACTCTTGAGCTGAGTTATAGACTTATAGTGACAATGGATTTCTGAGTTGCAATTTCTACTACGGCTTTATTGCTAATTCTGCTTTTGTATATGGAGGTTCAAGATGATCCCTAGTGTCTCTTCAATGAGGGGATGCctaaagttgtttgtttttcttttgtcttatATTCTTTTCACCGTCGATGCAACTCTTTTAGGCCAACGTCTGCACGAAATGGTTTTGAATCCTCCAATGAAAATTGATGGCCTTCTACCTCTTGTAagttcttctctcttttttcacttaatggtttattagttatttaggATTTTGATTTACTGAATAAAAACCAGCTCGAAAGTGAATTGAACTTGAAGATACCTGGAATTTTTAGGTTATAAAATTAGATAGCATATTTATAGGTTACAGATTTATATACCATTGTTTATGAATTACTTAACCGTATCCAGTGCCATATTCTTGAATTATGGGGAATGGAATCTCTGAGAAATTCAGCTGTTGCTTCTTGGAACTATTGGGAATCTATTTTTGCTTGTAGTCTTGGTTTTGAATTTATCTTGTATGGTGTATTCTACAGGTTTCCCAGTCAAAGTTAGCTTTTGTTGCAATAGCAGAAGCTACTCCTCTTGTCACTGCATTGTCTTCATCAAGAAACGAATCTAGTGGGCTGATAATAGTAGGACCAGAAGGCGGTAAGTACACCTTGTTGTATGCAAAAGTTTGATggaatttaagttttataatttttccatCTTGCCATATTTGAAAGGTACTAAGTATTTCTAACCATTACCTTGTACAAAGTCTgtagctattttttttttttgcttgtgTTGTATTTCTGGCAGCATTTGTTGAGAAAatgcttaaaattttttttcaaaatatttgtttttcgaaatttttatgataatagTTCTTGTGGGCAATGAacattgttattatttctgtttattttgatatttgtcaCACACGGGTTTTCCTGCTGGTTGATCTGTCATTAGTATATTTTGTCAGTTTCTGTCGATCTGTGattcttttgtttgttattgGTTCTATAGACTTCACAGAGAAAGAGGTGAATAAGATAGTGGAAGCAGGTGCTACTGCTGTTGGTCTTGGGCCACATCGCTTGCGTGTTGAAACTGCAACAATAGCTCTCTTAGCAACTCTAATGTTATGTTCTGACTCGCAGCAAATGCCCATTCCTTAAGCACCCTTGGTGGTAAGACCTCTCTCTAGTCTCCTGTCTAGCTTTAAGTTTTTGAGTCTAAGGTgcatttgggattgaggttggacaCAACATTAAAATGTTTGGCAAACATTTGCTGCTGTAGTTTGAAAGctatattgatatgatttttcacttgtatgatgaaaactatattatatcattaataattttgtcaaaattattatttaaaatttatatttattacatattattaacttttatttcacagttataattttttttttttttacagcagctgtagcttaaaagttacaacacctcaatcccaaataaGAACTAAGTTTTACTAGATAAGTGGCATGGTGTGATAATAAGTTGGACCAGCCAATGACAATCTTCATTTTTATGAGATTGAATCATAAATGAATAcgcaatatatatatttcactACTTCAGTAGTGACTGGAATAGACATGGGCTGTGATTTGAATCATTTTCTAGATTGTGCTGTGATTTGCAAAATTGTCAATTCTAGGTTCTTTTACTTCTAATCCCTGCTGAGGCTCCTATTGCTGGATGCTTGTCTGCCATTGATCAATCAGTTAATCAGCTGTAGGTTTTGGATACGAAGGCTAGGCTTATTTATCTTCTTGGGCCAGATTTGTCTGTATATTTAAACATATCCTTGGCTTTGAGACTCATGAGACCACTGGTTGATAGGCCAGCATGGGACAGTGCGGGATGGCCCAATTTCTGTTCTTTTCCTACATTGTTATGATGTTgttagaaaattagaaaaaatatgtgctgtaattatatattagcTGTAAATTAGTCATCATTAGCTGTAACATAGCTATTTAGGTGCAAatctatgtattttaggaaAATCTACCTAGAAATTATTCTTTCCTTAAATCAGTGATTTAGTTTCCTGATTTAATGGTTTTATGTGTGCTGTAAATCTCTATAAAAGAACGATCTCAATGACAGAATAATTAATTCTGTGCAAACCTATTTTTcaagttggtatcagagccggA
This window of the Citrus sinensis cultivar Valencia sweet orange chromosome 8, DVS_A1.0, whole genome shotgun sequence genome carries:
- the LOC102623767 gene encoding uncharacterized protein LOC102623767 is translated as MFPAMTNKPTSITPPSFSKFGRAMKEKMGKERQYWLLKTEPGEWSWEDQAANGGVTNWDGVKNKQAQKNMKAMRLNELCFFYHSGARSRRVVGVVSVIREWYEESGGGAGAVDVKEVGMMRRAVDLKEMKRDQELKGWALFRQPRLSVVNVEKKVWDRVCDLGGGFDGDGEKKDDEGDE
- the LOC102624062 gene encoding uncharacterized protein LOC102624062; this translates as MQSLAAAVRPRFVQFLNRPSLKPLSLRAFSSSSSDYANQSRGGIPRFFSQVLPSSKGGIVRVEGDEFWHMTKVLRLSTNDRVELFNGKGGLIEGCIQRIDRTGLDVVALEDLKLVLPQHTQWNVFAAFGTLKGGRADWLVEKCTELGAQSVTPLLTEHSPSISENRVDRLERVILAATKQCQRLHEMVLNPPMKIDGLLPLVSQSKLAFVAIAEATPLVTALSSSRNESSGLIIVGPEGDFTEKEVNKIVEAGATAVGLGPHRLRVETATIALLATLMLCSDSQQMPIP